ccacaaGGGCAATTCTGTTTACAGTTCGCAGCTAAAatcacagcaacagaaaaacatcacatatagttcacagcatcacacatgACATACAGAACAACTAAACATATACATTCAAGGCTGTCAGTGGCATTTGCTCCATATCTCATActcagtttagttcagttttattcaGCAATCTAATAGCTGAAGGAAGAAAGGAGTTAGAATAtatagtaaatttgaaggtatcAGAAGAGTTGACAGTTTGACCTTTAGGCGAGCTCATGCTGTTGCCACTtatgatgatatatatatattttttgactTTAGATACTTTGGATTGATGCCTACTTACATGGAGAATGATGGCGTCCTGTGCACTAAAGTGCTGTGCTTCTACAAGCGTCAGGCCGGCTCCGCCTTGCCGTCGGTGCAGAGCACAGTGCTGATCTTGGATCCAGAGTATGGCAACGTCCAAGCCGTGAGTACAGCAGCAGCCTGAGGAACCACAACACAAGCTGTTTTTCCAAGGGACAAGACCTTTTTCTTTTAGCTGCAGGAAGAAATATTTCATTCAGAAGTATTCACTgggaagaaataaaacaatttaagaGCCAGTTGCTGCAATAACAGGAGCCTGGCTTAGTGGAACAAAATTACGCTTCTTATTTAAAACATGAGATAACTTTATTATGACACCTTTAACTATtcgtaaataaatgaataaaaacattaaataagaGGAGAGGAGTAGTTAATTCGGgtcattattcattttcttgcaGCAGAATCAAAAATCAGTGTGACCGGATCCAGCAGCATTTTCAGGGTTTCATGTTTTCCAGTGACACCAGTATTACAGGTTTGCCTTACTCCTCTGCTATTGATGGCCTACTGGTCAGCCCACCTATAATGGAATCCGGCCACTCCACTGGTTAAAATGTGCCACGGTGCTGCAAAAGTCAATGCATTGCTGCAGGGGAAGGGGAAGCAGCCGTTATCTGTGATTAAAGCATCCACCTACAAAAGACATTACCTACTTGCAAGACCAGATTTTGTAAAATGGAACTGAAAAgcaaaagctctctctctctccttgctcttctctctttttgtttaaaTCTCACTCCTGTTTCACATGATGACTTGAGTCTTGTCAAGGCGTGGTGCCTCTGATCCTTGCACTTCTAAAAGGCTGATGCGGATCCAAGGAACGGTAGCTTATTGCAAGTCGTTGTGTAGAATGCGTCGGCTAAAAGGCCAAAAGGTTGAAAAAATACTGAACATTATATGTGGAGATGTCTTAATGATGTTTTGACGTGTCAGTCATGTTTCCACCCTTCAGGTTATCGATGGGGAGGTCATCACAGGCATGAGGACAGCCGCAGCTTCAGCAATCTCTGCTAAAGTACGCCTTCCATTTTGTGACTCCAGTCCCCCATCAGATATGTTTTCCCTGTATCTTTGAATTATTATCGCATGATTTGCACTATTACAGCGTGCAACTGTGTGTTGTCCTGACGCTGTAACTCATGGAAAATCATCTTGTCCCTGTAGCTGCTGATGCCAGCGAGAGCCGAGGTGCTGGCCATCCTGGGGAGCGGCCATCAGGCCCGGAGCCACTACAGCGTCTTCAcggaaatattcacatttaagGAGGTACGGtttaaaaaatgcccacagtgCAACCACAACACGGAAGCCCAGTGTTCAAGTGATCACAAGAGTGACAGGGTGAATTCAGCAGAAATGGAACATCTTTACATGTCGGATTTCTCTGACATCGACAACCCTCATCCTAACAGGCAGCACAAGATCGGCTTTCTCAAGTTGCTGCCCAATAAACCACAAAGACCCATGCTACTGTGATGTTTACAGATGCATGATACATCCAGTTTTGTGCAGTGTGCATTAAACCAAACTGCATCAAAAATTTTAGCGTGTGGACCGTGAGTTAAAATGAGACACTTTACTTGTGTACGAAGCAGGTTAACCCAAATACAATATAATGTGCTCTTAGTTTCTGTATATTGCCAGTTTAATTATGAGAGACAGCATTGTTTCTGACTGCTCTCCTGTGATCACTTTTTAAATATGGCCTTCAAGTTGATTTACGGACATTTTTCTCAATCTTGAAGCTACAAGATCAAATTTGGACTGACAGAAGCATAAAGTGTGgcattcaaacaacaacaagtaTGCACATCCAATCAGAAACTCAGGCGCTGGACAGATAACACAATAACAATTTAAAAAGTCCACACACTGAATTAAAAGGATCCTTATGATCCCATAAGGAATAATAACTTGTCATTCTTGCGTGACATCCATGTATATGACGGCTAAAGCGGAGTCAGTTTAGATTTGGTCATCTTCATCAAGTCACAGCACGCTCTGAAACTCTGAAATCagtgtaaacattttttaaataaaaaataagaataagagtAAGAATCCCACTATAGCAAGCTGGGACTGACAAAAAACAGCTCAACTTAATTGCATTCCAACATCAAATCAGAAAAACTTCAGTCATACCATATGAATGATGCCTGATCATGTGGGTCTACAGCTATGAGTCAGTAACATTAATGTTGGTTTTGGATTTATCAGGGCAGTGAATATCCACAGAAACTTCTCGTTGTCCCgctttgtttttgctgaatTCCCCTTTACGCCCCTGGGGTGAGTGGCCGGTGTGTTGTGTCCTCCCCTCAGGTGCGTGTGTGGAGCCAGACGAGGGCGTCGGCGGAGAGGTTCAGCGACTGGGCGGGCGGTGCGGTGAGGGTGTGTGGCTCAGCCGAGGAGGCAGTGAGGGGGGCCGACGTTATAGTGACTGTGACTAGAGCCACCGAGCCCGTCCTGCTTGGCCAGTGGATCAAACCCGGAGCCCACGTGGCAGGTGAGGATCAAAGACGCATATGGACTTGAACTTACTGCACCACAAAATGACCTGCAGCTGAGTGATTTCTGGCTTTCCAAACTAACTGCCTGTAAACAATTTTTGAACATACAACCCCACTCATTAAAGATCTGAGACACTTTCCTTGTATTTGTAACTGCTCGGTGATGGAGGGAGACACAAAAAGCAACacctttcagttttgttttaaaactaaAAAGTAATTCTTTATAATAACCAGCATTAATACATGGTAAATTAATAGGTAATTAGTTAATAGCTAtttacagttaacaaacaatgCAATGGTtattaataatgtttacttattACATAGTAAACTACTTCTTAACAGCTTACTGTTGTGCAgattataacattttatatatCATATTGCATATTTGTCAGTGATTaccaaatgatttgtaaacatataagaaatgatttgtaaaacattacaaacattGCACAGATAGATGAACCAGATATTTTATAGCACTTTTTTAACGGGTAATAATTGATTTGTAGACCATctataaatgttattttaatggGTATTATAAAGTTGCTACAGATGTTAATAATacttaatattaataatactgTTAATAATACTGTGTTGTGCAGCTGGATAGTTTTAATTAAGCCGTTGACACTTTCAGCTTCTAACAGTCTGTGTTGGCTTGACAAACAATTTCTTAAAGGTTTATAAAATATTAAGTATTCATCAAAATATTTCACAGTGTATaaattgtttgtttactgtaaaataactatcaattaaagtttaattaactatcaatttacAATTtcttaatgatggttattataaaccGTCACCACATCAGGAAATAGTTCCTGTTGGGGTTGTTGCAGATGCTCCTGGTCACCACCAGAGGGCGATAAAGGTCATACTTTAAAAACTCAGAGCTGTGTGATTCTGAGAGTGAATATGCAggagaaacagtgtgtgtgtgtgtccctgtgtgtgtccagcgGTGGGAGCCTGCAGGCCAGACTGGCGGGAGCTGGACGACGCGCTGATGAAGGAGGCGGTGGTGTACGCCGACAGCAAGGAGGGAGCCAAGGCTGAGtctggtgacatcatcctgtCCGGGGTCAGTCTCTCACTGTGCCGTTTGAACATCATCGTCCACATCTGGAGTGAAACTGCTTGTGAACGAGGCGTACACATGATGACTCTGAGAGCACTTCACTTCTGTAATCTGATGTAATTTATGCTTGAGAAACAGTGTTGGATTAAGGCGTAAGGCGGTGAGGGATTATACACAAAGATTAATGCCAGTAGACATCGTATTTGCAAATATGAAACCAGTCCTCAGTGTTGAATCTCTGCTGCCATCTCTTCCCATAAGGGATCACTCATTAAGTTGTCATACATCATAATGTATAAAATTAGTTCACAtgaaagttatttttcatttcatttcaactttaaatCTTTTTCCCTCAGTGGATCCatgagcggtgtgtgtgtttttcaggctGAGGTGTTTGCGGAGCTCGGCGACATCCTGAACGGCACGAGTCCTGCTCACAGAGAGAAGACGACTGTGTTCAAATCCCTCGGTGAGCCACACTTTCCCTCCATCACTGCATAACCCATCTTCCATCATATTCAGATTTTTCAGTGCGCATGCCCTGTTGAGATCTCTGAATctcactgacagctgtttctcATCCTCCCTCACCAGGAATGGGACTTGAAGACGCTGTGTCTGCCAAGCTGGTGTTCGACCGCTGGAGGGccaaaaacagccaaacatgAGGGAGTCAGCCACCAAGACAGAGTGCCGAAATATGAATCACATGATACTGaattttccctctttctcctcacttTTATGGCTAAAGCTCATGAAGATCAAACAGGCAGAAAAATCCATACAAGCTCGTAGATGTTACTTCATGAATTCTGGGGCATCCATTTCAGGAGAGGCCACTGCTGTAAAATCTTAGCCTGCCTGTAATGTTTTTATAGAGTCTGGCAGCTTGACTCAGTGTCAGAGTCCAGTGTGGTCATTTTGTTATGGCCCCGTCCTGAACAGAAATGTGATTAGACAGCTGATATGGCAGACACAAGGTGAtgttaaattcatttatttgcttttttttgtttgtttgtttcattgatATAACTGTATTATCCCAAATAACACAAGGTGCTTCTAAATGAATTGATCTGCTTCTCAAAACAGaatgtattttgctttgttaacagaaaaacaacaccagATTTCATCAGGGGGATGAAGTGTGTACTTTGAAACACTACTAAAACTGAACTGCCCTATTCATTTTATTGCCCTAGTGCAATGAAATGAATTGTACTAATAAACGAGTTCCCCATTAATTTCCTCAGCCCACCTGTGCATTTCAACCACCACTCaattacacagacacaaaaaacaccCTGCgcctggaaaatagtccctgctGAGGAACAGGACTGAATTGTTGTACAACAGAATCACTGTGACTCCCACCAGGGAATGCTGATGCACTGATTCATAAACTCTGACGTGGGTACATACCCTCTTGACAGCGAGAAGAGCAATCTAACACTGAGTCAAACGGCTAAATATTCAAGCGGAAAACAGCAGGTAAGTCAAACAGGGTGTCTACAGGTGTCAGACAATCAAAGTTAATGTTTTTAATTCCTTTTCAGGGATGAATGATAATGATGTTTaagatttttaatttaaaattttttgaCACATccgctttttttttaaaacatcatttGGTCTAGTGCAAACTTCACAAACTTTGACAGAACTGTCCTGGGACTTGGACACAGAAATAATTTGTGAATCTTAAAaagcactgccactgtgtcaTTCCCCTTTCAAACTGCAAAAAGTCACAGCTGCAGTTCAGCATGTGACCACCAGAGAGCAGTATTCTCTTTCAGATGACTGTTCATGCCTCATTCCAGCTTGTGCTCAcagtttcactctctctctctctctctctctctctccttttgtcttCCTAATCAAGGTATTTACCTGTCCTTATTCTAATGTTTTACTTCACCATTAATTAATTGCTGTCTCCAAGGCAACCACTCAGCGTAACATCATGTCACCTTCAACCCCTGCGCCCACACGATCAAGACAAaagcacagacatgcacacaaacgcaggtgcacccacccacccacacacacacgcgcgcactcacatgcacacccacacacacacacacacaaacacttatcAGTACCcttgattttgttgttattgGGGATTTTCAAGCAGACAACACATTAATAGGATGGACGCTAATGTTAAGTGGAGGGTAAAAGCAGATTAATGAAGGATAAACAGGCCTGTCGCCGGGACATTAGGGAGGCTGTAAAACACAGAGGCATCAGTGGAGGGAGTCACACTCGGGGACCTTGGCACGACAAACGGGAACGAGAAATTAAAGGGCAAATCTGCCCTGAAGCAGAGTTCACATATTGCCAGACAGAAAGCATATTGTCGGGGAGCAAAATATATGACTGCGGCATTTGTGGTGTTTACTCTCAGTTGAATTCATTATTGacattgttttttctgtaaCACATGAATTTCATGAGCCTTGGGCAACGTCCATTTTCAAGTACACACTTGCCTCTGcagttttttcaaatttctgaaAATTTCACTCTGTGCAGTCATGGTGTTTCGGTCTGACAGAGGGACATGTCATCCCTGTGAGTTTGATATTTGCGAACATTAATTTCTTATTCCCAATCCATAATCAAATCCAGCAAATCTGCGATGGCACTAAGTGATGCTTCAACAGCTGATCCATCGACAGTGACACTTTATCAGTGGATGACACATGATTTCTGTCTTTAGAGAGCATTTCAGATTTATCTTGCCGTACCAATTGGCTTTGGAAGAAGAATTGGTTCCTTTTGCAGCATTTCCatcagaggaaaagagaaaaaaaaaacatttaaccaAGCAAGAAATACTATTTAAGAGATATACGTAGGCTCTAATGTAACAGATTTGTTGCAAAGAGCTTCATTCTGCCTTTTTACTCCATCTCCAGTCCTCATACATCCTCCTTCAAACTGCAGAGTGCACAGTGTCGTTTCACCAGATCATTATGCCACTCCATTATTTCACTGAATAATCATGAAGATTTAATGACCCCCCTCACAACACTCGCATTTGAGCAGTCAGACTGACAGTCTGCAGGCAATCAACATGTAAATGCCCGCATGTTCTCCGTAATGGTGACTCTGGTAGACCATGGGGGTGTTTGCCGTGCACCACTGTATACTGGGGTGAAAGTCAACATCTGAATGGAGTGAAATGGAGATCAGAGGGCTAAATGATCCAGTCGGCAGGACCACATTTATAAAGTGAAGGGATTCAGCATTTTACCTTCCCTGTGCTTTGTCAAAGTGGTAtgagagctgagctgagctgaatgCACAAAGCTCAGGGCTGAATGCAGCCGAGCCGCTGCCTTTCATGCTGTTATCTCCACTTCCTGTGCGATCAATATAAGGCCATATACACCAGTAACATGATACTGTAGATATGTGCTGTGAGTCAGAGTGTGACCTCcaaatgatttttcttctttttttttatgaacttcTGTATAAGCATGTATGATTATGACTTTGTaaatatgcttttttaaaaatctgatttcataacagcatgttttcatttcacagcTGCGTCCAAGAGTAGAATTTGGCCACCCACGCAAGCCTTTCTATCGAATTCACCCACCCACTAACTTACATGGAAGTTAACACAcgtacatgacacacacacacacacatgcacacaaaggctCTCTATTCCAGCGCTCAGGCTGTATTTCCAGCTGTGTCAACACTTGAAGCGCCACAGCACAACAAATCCAacgtgaaaatgtgaaattaattcctgtttttcctctgtgaaCCATAAACGGCCTCCAGACTCTCCCTTACTCACTTTTTCTGACCTCTACGAGATTACCAGAATATGACTTTCTAGTTTGTTTCCAGCCTCGGTGTGATCTCCCTGTTGTTTTTGAGTCAGTGGCTCTGGATGTGAAGCCACCTAAAAATAACCCCCTTCTCACCACATGGACAAtgattgtttttgctgttaGTCATCAAATAAAATGGACTCCTGCGTGATTTGTGGTGTCCAGTCCgatctatgtttttttttttttttttgatgacagCATGCTGTCATCAACGTAGCCATGAGTCATTTTTCTGATCAGATTTGATCAGCCAGGATGAAGCAGTGAGTGACATGCTTCTGTGGTAAACATGATGGGAAGTTGCTGTCTGTTCCTCTGCTttgggtcaaaaaaaaaaaaaaaaaaagacagtttctcctgctctcctggCTGGAAAGACATCCCACatgtttcctctgtcctctctgtctctcccactaTCTCGCGTTCTCTTTTCCAGCATTGCCTGCTGTGAGAAAGGAAGTGTGTCActttcacatgtgtgtgtgtgtctctgtcagtgtgtgtttgcattagCAGGAATGTGAGTGGGACTGCTTCTCTACTCCTCAAGGCTTTCCTGGTGTTCAAGAATTTTGTTGGAACCTCCCCAGACTCAAATGCTAATGGTCTGTCTTCCTGACTCCAGATGTGAATATTTATTCATGCGACAATAAACTTTTTGAGACAGATTTTGAGAAGAATCCCACATTTACTGTACTCAGTCATTACCAATGGCAGAATTTTCCTCTGGGAGATCATAACTCACAACGGAGCAGCCTCAACTTATTCCTAAATGCAATCCAAAAGCATCACGTTATTTTAATCAGTGTATTTTAGCTTGAAAATCGCGCATCAATATCTCAGTTTTACTGCATCCCAGATGAGTGGATGACAGATATACTGCAGGGCTGAGTAAACATGAAGTAGTCAGTGTATCTAAAGCAAGGCTAGATGGGTCTTTCATACAGATGACTGAAACTCAGCCATTTGGCTCCTGTCAACATGTATCTCATTATAACCTCATGGGTCATGAAGCGGGTTAATCTCTCACTTGTGTTTAATGTGAATGCTATGTGACTGCAGCCAAGAGATACACTGGATAAAACTGTTTCCCCGCACGGTCATTTCCTCGAGGAGCTTGATGAAACTTGGGGGCATGAAATTCGGACGAGCGTGTGTGCATGACAGAAATAAGGCGTGACTGCAACACTGACAGGGCGCAGTGGTGCTAATCCTGTGAGAAATCTCATCTGCAGTACGACGGCGTGAGACCGGCTGGAAGACAGCCTCGCTCCCCCAGCAGCACAAATCAGCTGGAATattctagtgtgtgtgtctgggtgtgtgtatgactaAGTATGTGTGCTTGCTTGAGTGTGTACCCACTAGGTTGCAACCAATATGGATActgatgtttctttcttttctttcttttttcatcattttttgggAAACTAACAACAGATGAGAATTTGTGCTGACGTACgctcttttaaaggggcattacgcaaAATTTCCTTGGGTCTGTTGAAGTTTCCACCCTAATTTTGCTCTTTATAGGGTGGGAAAAGCCCTCCGAAATGGTATTTAGACCATCATAAAACACTGCAACTCTCCATTATTTATAGGGCTGGGTATCGATTCAGATTTTCCCAATCAATTCAGTTCGATATTACAAAGTCCCGAttcgatttgatttgatttgattcgaCTTGATTCAATATCGATATCGATTCAGTCAGggatatttcagttaaaataccaattttacttggatataaaaaaataaaaaaaaaatctgagaaataATGCTGTAAATTTAACAAGGAACCTTTTGACCTGGTACATTACTCAAAATTATGTTTACATTAAGAACTGAACCAAAACCAGTTGCATTAATCATGTACTTTTATTCAAACATGACCTGaccaacacaaaaaataatttaaattaaattaaatcacatGGCAGACAATAAGGTGGCTACAAAAATTATGAACTGAGGACATTCACTTAGCTGCCTGCAACTGTCTTACAGCTTTTGTGCAATATACTACAGTGGTTGTGATACACACAACTGTATCAGAACAGAAACAACCATATATTAactcataaataaatgtaaggAAATTGAAATAGTGCAATAAGTCAGGTTTTTGGAACATGTTGGAAAAGTCTTGTAAACTGTATATTTTAAGCACACaatgaaatactgaaaaaagcCCTCAGACAAAATAAGTGGTGAGATTATATCTTGATTTTAAGGCTTTCTGAACTGTGTCtggtttctgtcatttttttcccattcattcAGGGATGTGttgaaaaacaatcaaaaaaagaaaaaaaggagttaTTACAagtatgcatctgtgtgttcatgaacctatccacccacacacagacctattacacacatttttactaCATAAAGTTAAGACAATATGCTCTTTTAGTATCTATTTCAGAAGTAATCACTGCAGTGAACCTTAACATTTTGAAGTAAATTCTTTCTCCTTCCTTACCTCCCTACTTCCTAATAATTCTCTGCCTTCACGCTGTTTCTGCTTGGCTGTATCACTGCCTGCATAACTCTGCTTCTGCCCCATATTTTTATGTCTATTTGCTTCCCTGACAGTTTCACCCTTTCACCTTTTCACCCTCCTACTTGTCTCCCTGCAAGTATAAACAGCTCTGAATTGCTTCTGAAAGTCTGTAACAAAAGTGTTTTCTGGAACATATTAATGACATATTAATGAAAACATCTTGTAAACCTctgaacaataataacaaactgTAGAAGTCCATAAAACTAAAGGCCTGTCATCAGTTTTCTTACTTGCTGGAGATAGTAAGATTTTTCTGCAAGAAAGGAGCTGATCAGCATGTTGAGGAGTGAGGCAGCTCCTCTTTGCCATGACAATATTGCTAGCAGTTGAAAAAACCCGCTTGGATGGGACACTGGTACCTGGTACACAAAGGCACCGCTTTGCTTGGCGGGCCAAAAGGGGATACTCCATTGCATGTGCTCTCCACCAGTTGAGAGGATTCTcagataccccttttccaccaaagaggttccagggctggttcggagccagtgcctggcTTAGcaccgtttttttgtttttccaccgcccaagcaccggccaaactggttccaaatcggttccaggcaagcatcaactccgagcaggggctaaacaggggccagagaaagaactgaTGATGCGACCCACCACGCCATTGGTGGgtggggttacagacccaaacgggaacagcgaacgctataaacgtataggTAAACGTAGTCGTCGTTCATTCCGACCAcaaatacgacgggtagccagcaataaatgcgtttttcgcctctggatcgcagTGTAgtcttgtaaagacacgagcagtatttgcatcgctacatCCATTTGTcatccatgttggttattgtgatttcGAGTGAGTGCTTCGCAcacttacactatattaccaaaagtattcgctcacctgcctttactcatactatgaactgaagtgccatcccattcctaacccatagagttcaatatgatgtcggtccaccttttgcagctattacagcttcaactcttctgggaagactgtccacaaggttgaggagagtgtttataggaatttttgaccattcttccaaaagcgcattggtgaggtcacacactgatgttggtcgagaaggcctggctctcagtctccgctctaattcatcccaaaggtgttctatcgggttcaggtcaggactctgtgcaggccagtcaagttcatccacaccagactctgtcatccatgtctttatggaccttgctttgtgcactggtgcacagtcatgttggaagaggaaggggcccgctccaaactgttcccacaaggttgggagcatggaattgtccaaaatgttttggtatcctgaagcattcaaagttcctttcactggaactaaggggccaagcccagctcctgaaaaacaaccccacaccataattcctcctccaccaaatttcacagtcggcacaatgcagtctgaaatgtaccgttctcctggcaacctctaaacccagactcgtccatcagattgccagatggaaaagcgtgattcatcactccagagaacgcgtctccactgctctagaggccagtggcggcgtgctttacaccattgcatctgacgctttgcattgcacttggtgatgtgtggcttggctgcagctgctcggccatggaaacccattccatgaagctctctgcgtactgtacttgggctaatctgaaggtcacatgaagtttgtagctctgtagcaattgactgtgcagaaagtcggcgacctctttgcactatgcgcttcagcatccgcggacccctctccgtcactttacgtggcctaccacttcctggctgagttgctgttgttcccaaacgcttccattttgttataatagagctgacagttgactgtggaatatttaggagcgaggaaatttcacgactggatttgttgcacaggtggcatcctatgacagttccacgctggaattcactgagctcctgagagcggcccattctttcacaaatgtcttgtttcacagtctgcatgcctgagtgcttgattttatacacctgtggccaggccaagtgattaggacacctgattctgatcatttgaatgggtgagcgaatacttttggtaatatagtgtacgtgatcacgttttacgctgacgtaatgacgtggctctgacttggctccgcttggctcttggccgatggaaaagcaaaccggttctttgttggaaccagttaagcaccggctctagcaccagcaccgaactagcagggttctttttggtggaaaaggggcaagagAGTGGAACAGGTGTTACTTCCCTGtatcttttcatttcatcctGGGCCTTTTCAAACAGAGTTTTCTGTGTTACCGTCTCTTTTGTCATGTAGGCTGACCCAAGGAGAGACATCAACACAGAGGATTCCTTTGGTCTTTTTGGTGGAGTATCATTTTCTTCAACAGGATCAGGAACAGCTTCCTCTgctc
This genomic interval from Myripristis murdjan chromosome 19, fMyrMur1.1, whole genome shotgun sequence contains the following:
- the crym gene encoding ketimine reductase mu-crystallin; amino-acid sequence: MFLVRGLCLPSFDCGSAFHAALCAQALLRKAQNEPTIRSRCCGVSVAPPLSPAEVALPTVRLLNAALDSEPRSSERPGTHTMAAAPVVISQDEVRSLLRYRDLIPRLEDALAKFSRRDSADVIQPVRSTVPLRKHDGYFGLMPTYMENDGVLCTKVLCFYKRQAGSALPSVQSTVLILDPEYGNVQAVIDGEVITGMRTAAASAISAKLLMPARAEVLAILGSGHQARSHYSVFTEIFTFKEVRVWSQTRASAERFSDWAGGAVRVCGSAEEAVRGADVIVTVTRATEPVLLGQWIKPGAHVAAVGACRPDWRELDDALMKEAVVYADSKEGAKAESGDIILSGAEVFAELGDILNGTSPAHREKTTVFKSLGMGLEDAVSAKLVFDRWRAKNSQT